GAGGCCTGTGCCTTCGCAATGCGGACAGACTTTGGTCGACGCCTCAAGAACGCCGGTCCGTAGGCGCTGGCGGCTCATTTCGAGCAGACCAAAGCTAGAAATACGGCCCACCTGAATGCGCGCGCGATCATTTTTCAGCGCATCGCGCATCGCCCGCTCGACTTTGCGGATATTGCTGTGGCGGTCCATGTCGATGAAATCGATAACCACCAGACCAGCCATATCGCGTAGACGCAATTGACGGGCAATTTCTGCAGCAGCTTCGAGGTTGGTTTTAACCGCCGTTGCTTCAATCCCGTGCTCACGGGTGGAGCGGCCAGAGTTGATATCGATCGATACAAGCGCTTCGGTTGGATTAATTACCAGATAACCGCCGGATTTCAGCTGGACCTCTGGTTGATACATGGCAGACAGCTGATCCTCGACACCATAGCGTTGGAATAAAGATACCGGATCGGCATAGCTTTTGACGCGGCGGCTGTGGCTGGGCATCAACAGCTTCATGAAGTTTTTCGCCGCAGCATAGCCTTCGGCGCCTTCAACCAGCACTTCCTCTATCTCGCGATTATAAATGTCGCGAATGGCGCGCTTGATCAGGTCGCTGTCGCTATGGATCAACTTGGGTGCCACTGCTCCCAATGTCTTTTCACGTACTTCGTCCCACAGCCGTGCGAGATAATCAAAGTCACGCTTGATCTCTGTTTTTGTACGGGACAGCCCTGCGGTGCGGACGATGCAACCCATTGTGCTGGGCAGTTTCAGATCCGCAATGATGGATTTCAAACGCTTGCGATCGCCGGCATTGTTGATTTTCCGGCTGATGCCGCCGCCATGGGACGTGTTGGGCATCAACACGCAATAACGACCGGCAAGGCTCAAATAAGTGGTGAGGGCAGCGCCTTTATTGCCGCGTTCTTCCTTGACGACCTGTACCAGAACAACCTGGCGACGCTGGATGACATCCTGAATTTTGTAGCGCTTGCGCAAGGCCATACGCTTTTGGCGCGCCTGGTCGCTCGCCTTGGCTATATTGCCTTTGCCGCCACGGCCGCCGCGTCCGCGGTTCCGACCTTTGCCGCGTTTGCCCCGGCCCTTATTTTCGGCTTCTGCATTGCCGTCAGATGAATCCTTGGCATCATCGCCTGTTTCTTCATCGGTTTCGCCGTCTTCGTCGTCTTCGTCGTCGCTGTCGTCCTCATCGGCGTCGTCATCATCACCATTGTCCTCGCTGGGTACTTCACCCTCGGTGACATCAATCGTGTCGACGCTTTCATCTTTCTCAACCTCTACCAGAGCTGTATCCAACTCTTCGGTTGCTTCGCTGCGCACCATGTCAGCGGGCGCGTCTTCTTCCTCTTCTTCCTTAGCACGCAGCGCCGCTTCTTCGGCCGCATGCTCGGCTTCTTCGGCGAGCAGGCGTTCGCGATCTTCCTGCGGAATTTGATAATAGTCGGGGTGAATTTCGCTGAAAGCGAGAAATCCGTGGCGATTGCCACCATAATCAACAAAAGCCGCCTGCAGAGAGGGTTCTACTCGCGTTACTTTTGCTAGATAAATATTGCCTTTTAGCTGTTTATGTTCCGAAGATTCAAAATCGAATTCCTCAATTTTGTTCCCTTTTACGACCGCCACCCGGGTTTCTTCCTGGTGGCGCGCGTCGATTAACATGCGCGTTGTCATTCAATATACTCCTGGCACGGTGCGGCGGGAATGCGCCCGGCGGAACCATGCAATGTAAAAGGGATGACGTCTTCTTGCGCGCTGCCAGAATAGGGGGAGCGGGCGGCGTCATCCGGTTAATTTCAAATATTTCTGAAAAAAATGCGTCTGCGACAAATGCATGGCCCGGGCCGTTAGCCAGGGACTTTCCGTCCATAGAAGCACTTCCCTGTGGAAGAGTTCCGGATCCGGAGATGTCATGCCTCATGTCGCTTCAACCTGTATGCGCTGGATCAAAACCCAGCTTAGAGAGTGCTCTTCAAAAAGAATTCTGAACAGCACAGATGGGGTGCTAGCACCGCAATAACAAATCGGCAACACAAACTATCACCGGAACGGACTGCTCTTGTTCTGCCGTGAAGAAATCGCGCCAAGTCCATCTCAAATAGGGTAAATTTCCTGTTAACCATCTCATTTTACCGGGGATTACGATTATATGCTTAATGGTTTTTTCACCGCGTTTGACGGCGAAAAACCGAGGGCAATCTTACAAACATGAATTTTGACTGGACCGATATGGCTGGCGCATTGCATAAGGCAGCCATGGCTTTCGCTGCGATTTTAGCTTCCACTCTGTTGACCTTGAATCCAGCAAATGCCGGTTCGGTTAGCCGTATTGATGCAAATGACCGGCAAATCACCGTTTCCTTTGACGGGCTGGTCGAGAGCGCATCAGCCTTTTCCCTGCTCGGACCCGACCGGATTGCTGTTGACATCAAAGGCGGAAAGGCAGGACGTGGCGGCCGTGCGGCGGGTATGGTTAAAGCTGTGCGTCAGGGGCAATATCGGCCCAATACCGCGCGGATCGTGTTTGATCTCGATAGCCCGGCAATCATAACCGAAGGCGGTTTTTCTGCGGATGGTAAGAGTCTCAAACTAAGCCTGCAGACTGTCGGCGGCGATGCCTTGAACAAGGGGCGTAAGTCTTTTCTGCCACCGGTTCAGTTTCGGGCTGAACCACCGAAGAAATCCTACAGCGTGAAAGTTCCGCTCGGGAAGCCGCAGGATGAGGTGACATTGCCAAAGATCAGCGGTCCTGACGACAAAGACCGGCCGCTTGTTGTCATCGATGCCGGACATGGCGGGCACGATCCCGGTGCGGTTTCCCCACATGGCGGCAAATATGAAAAAACCGTCGTGCTTGCCATCGCCAAGGCTGTGCGTGATCAACTGGTTGCCAGTGGGCGTGTGCGGGTAGCCTTAACGCGGGAAACCGACAAATATCTGGTGCTGGAAGAACGATATGGCATTGCGCGGCGTCTAGGAGCGGAGCTGTTCATTTCCATTCACGCGGATGCGGCCGGCAATCAATCGGCCAATGGCGCCACCGTTTATACATTGTCTGAGGTGGCCTCGGATCGTGAAGCAGCCAAATTGGCGGCGCGAGAAAACCGATCGAATATTATCAATGGTGTAAATTTGGGGGAATCCAACCAGGATGTTTCCTCTATTCTGATTGATCTTACGCAACGCGAAACGATGAATGTTTCGGCTGATTTTGCAAAATTGCTGATCCGGGAAGGGCAGCGTATGATTAAATTTCGCACCAATCCGCATCGTTTCGCTTCGCTGATTGTTCTAAAAGCACCCGATACGCCTTCAGTTTTGTTCGAAACCGGCTATCTGACCAACAAGGAAGATGTCGCGCTACTCAGTTCTAAAGATGGTCAGTCGAAAGTCGCCATCGGGATTGCCAATGCGATTGAGGCCCATTTTGCGCGCAAACTGGTGCAGCGATAAAATCGTCACGGCAAAGCTTGCGTAGTTCTGCCGTCGGACCGACCTGATCCCTTCCTCTGCCATTGTCTCACACTGAGCCGATAATATTTTTCATCGATATTTTCTGGAAAATGGTGCCGATAGTGCTAGATAGCGCCTCATATGGCTGAAAATACACCCGATAATGAAGGCGCAGGAACAGCGGAAAGTCTTGCCTATAAGCTAGAGCGGAATACCGGCGGCTTTTTGAGCTGGATGGAGAAGCTTTGGCAAAAGCGGCTCTTCCGGCTCTTTCTTGCATTTGTTGTGCTGTGCCTGCTGGGCTGGTTATTGATCTGGGTTCTTTTTGCCCGCGATTTGCCCGATGCAAAAATGCTGCAACAATATGAGCCACCACTGCCCACTATGGTGCGGGCCTATGATGGCGAGCCCGTACACAGCTATGCACGGGAACGCCGTGTTCAGCTGGAATATGCTGAATATCCGGCATTGTTGGTGCGCGCTTATCTCGCGGCAGAGGATCGGACATTTTTTGAACATGGCGGACTTGATTATCCCGGTATCGCGACCGCGATCGTCAGTAATATTTCGAGCAGTGGTAGACCCATTGGTGCGTCCACAATCACGCAACAGGTCGCCAAAAATCTGCTCCTGACCAACGAGGTTTCCTATCGGCGTAAAGTGCGGGAGGCATTGCTCGCCTATCGCATTGAAGAAGTGCTGACCAAGCAGGAAATTCTTGAACTTTATCTCAACCAGATATTCCTCGGCCGCAACGCTTACGGTGTGCAGGCGGCCGCGCAAGCCTATTTCGCCAAAGATGTCGATGAATTGGCTTTGCACGAAATGGCTTATCTTGCGATTTTGCCGAAAGGGCCGTCCAACTATCGGCCGGAAAATAATGAACAGCGGGCAGTTAACCGGCGTGACTGGGTATTGGGCCGCATGCTCGACAATGACTGGATCACGCAGGTCCAACATGATCAAGCTGTTGCCCAGCCGCTTGGTACTATTCGCTCTCGCGGCGCCCGTTTTCAAAGGGTCGGCGGCTATTTCATCGAAGAAGTCCGTCGTCAGTTGATCGAGCAATTTGGCGAGAATGAGGAAGCCGGGCCTTACAGCGTTTACTCCGGCGGGCTTTGGGTCCGAACGTCGCTTAATCCTCAGCTGCAGGAATATACCAAAGATGCGCTGCGCACCGGTTTGCTTAGGTACAGCCGTGGGCGGGCTTGGAGCGGACCGATCAACAAGATCGAGATGGACGACAAATGGGCACAGCGATTAGCATCCACGTTCATCAATACCGACTATGCCGATTGGCGCATTGCCGTCGCATTGAACCGTCAGGGCAATAGCGCTGAGATCGGTTTTAGGGATGGGACGACCGGCCGTGTAAGCAATGCACCCAGTAAGCTGGCAGCCGGTGATATTATTGCCGTCAGCCCGGCAGGTGGCAGCAGTTACGTTTTGCGCAGCGTCCCCAAGGTATCGGGTGGTATGGTGGTTCAAAATCCGCGCAACGGCCGAATTTGGGCAATGCAGGGCGGTTTTGACGACCGGATGAGTTCTTTCAACCGCGCAACCCAGGCCGAGCGGCAACCGGGTTCAACGATCAAGCCCTTTGTTTATGCGACCGCACTGGATCAAGGCATGACGCCAGCAACCATCATCGTCGACAGTCCATTTTGTGTTTATCAATCTGCGTCATTGGGGCGCAAATGTTTCCGCAACTTTGGCGGTGCGCGTGGAGCTGGAGCGCAGACATTGCGTTGGGGCGTTGAGCAATCGCGCAACCTGATGACTGTTCGGGCGGCCAATGATGCCGGGATGGAAAATGTCGTTAGAACCATAAAAACGATGGGAATTGGTGATTACAAGCCGTATCTCTCTTTTGCCCTCGGTGCAGGGGATACAACGGTGCAAAGGCTGACCAACGCCTATTCCATGCTGGTCAATCATGGCCGCGAGTTGCAGCCGACGGTTATTGATTTTGTTCAGGACCGCGAGGGCAAGGTTATTTTCCGTGCGGACAATCGGATTTGCGAAGACTGTAATCAATCTGACTGGGATGGAAAACCGATGCCGCGGCCAAGGCCTGCTGGCAAACAACTTATGGATCCGATGACGGCCTATCAGATTGTCAATATCCTGGAAGGCGTCATAACCCGTGGGACTGCGCAAAATCTGAAAAGTCTCGACAGACCGCTATTCGGCAAGACCGGCACCGCGAGTGGGCCGACCAATGTTTGGTTTGTCGGCGGTTCTCCGGACATGGTCGCGGGCGTCTATATGGGCTTTGATCAGCCGGCTAATATGGGCGGCTATGCCCAGGGCGGCACATTGGCGGCACCGATATTCAAACAGTTTGCGGAAAAAGCGATGGCAGGCATGCCGAAAACACCATTTGTCGCACCGCGCGGCATTCGGATGGTGCGGGTAGATCGCAAAAGCGGCAAACGGGTCTTTGGCGGCTGGCCGTCTGATGATCCAAGATCGGCCGTGATCTGGGATGTGTTCAAGCCGGAGACCGAACCAAGACGTTCGATCCGCAAGGAAGAATTGCTGGCGCGTCTGGAAGCGAAAAAGGCGCAAATTAGGGCAGCAAAACTGGCTGCACGCAATCGAGATGCCGAAGGCAGAGGCAATCGACCGGCGCAAAATGACAATGACTTCCTGCAGGACGAAGGCGGAATCTACTAGCGAGAAGCCAATCCTTTGGTTGTTTTCAGCGACGTGAACCAACTGATGCAAGTTTGCCACTATTTTCAACTTCTCCTCATGAAACGTTAGAAAAGCGCCGTCGTTTTGCGACGAACCGAGCCGTCCACATATTGAAAATCGCGAATGCATCGCCAATTCACTCCGCAGCGGGGCAACACCGAACAGGGGTTTGGAGTTGAATATGCGTAGTTCTTTCAAACTATTTGCAGTCCTTGCCGCAGGAACGTCTCTGGCGTTTAGTGGCGCCGCTCATGCCGGAGAGCCTTATGTAGGCGCATCGGCAGGGCTTAACCTACCCAGTGATTCAAAAAATCGCGGAGAATTTGAAGGCGATGTGGCGGCGACAGCCGACTTTGATGCTATCGCTTCAGGTACCGATCTCGACTGGACGACAGAGCTGAACAATGGCCTGGATCTCAATTTGCTGGCCGGTTACCGCTTCGACAATGGTTTCCGGGTCGAATTGCAGGGCTTTTACAACAAGTCCAATGTCGATTTGCACCGTGACCTTGCCGTCGGCGGAACCGTGATCGATGCCGTGGATTCTGCCGTTCTGACGCGCGGTGCGGCTGATCCAGCCAATCCAACAGTTGGTACGGTGCTCAGCACCGATGACGGTCAGATCAAAAACTATGGTCTGATGGCCAATGCCTTTTATGACTTCCAGATCAGTGAGTCTTTGGTGCCTTATGTCGGCGCGGGTGTTGGTTTCACCCGACAGGATGTCGAATATGCACCATCCGGGATCGACGTTGTTGACGATAAATCAACCCGTTTCACCTATCAGGGTATGGCCGGTGTGACATACAGACTGAGCCCATCCTTCGAGCTTTTCGGTCAATATACCTACCGTGCGACCGACCGCGGCGACTATGATGTCAATCTGTTGCCCGCGACTTTGGGCGTGAAGAGTGAGCAATCCATCTTCAATCTCGGTTTCCGTATCCCATTGGGTGGCGGTAGCTAAGTTCGAGCTGATATCATTGCTTTAAGCGATATGGATGCGCGCCGCCTGACATAGTTTGAAAGGTGGCGCGCATTTTACGCGTTTCCCTGCTGACAGCGGTGAAAACCCCTGCTATCGGCGCGGACATGACTGAACGTTCCCACCTTCGTAATTTCTCGATCATCGCGCATATCGACCATGGCAAATCCACGCTGGCCGATCGCTTGATCCAATATACTGGCGGCTTGACCGAGCGCGAGATGAGCGAGCAGGTGCTCGATAACATGGATATCGAGCGGGAACGCGGCATCACCATCAAGGCGCAGACGGTACGACTTAACTATACCGCAAAAAATGGTGAGGCTTATGAGCTCAACCTGATGGACACACCGGGCCATGTCGACTTTGCTTATGAAGTATCGCGCAGCCTGGCCGCCTGTGAAGGTGCATTGCTTGTGGTTGATGCGGCGCAGGGTGTGGAAGCGCAGACGCTTGCCAACGTGTACCAATCGATCGAACATGATCATGAAATTGTACCCGTTCTGAACAAAGTCGATCTGCCTGCTGCAGAGCCCGAGCGCGTTCGTAACGAGATTGAAGAGATAATTGGCCTTGATGCTTCCGAAGCCGTACTCGCATCGGCAAAGTCCGGCATTGGTATTCAGGATATATTGGAGCAGGTTGTCGAGAAGATACCACCGCCCGGTGGTGATCGCGATGCTCCGCTAAAGGCAATGTTGGTCGACAGCTGGTATGACCCTTATCTTGGCGTGGTCATATTGGTTCGCGTTATTGACGGCGTGCTGACCAAGGGACAGCGCATCAAATTCATGGCGCAGGGCACGGAGCATCTCGTCGATCGTGTCGGTTGTATGCGGCCAAAGATTGAGCAGCTGCCCGAACTGGCCGCTGGCGAAATCGGGTTTATCACCGCCCAGATCAAGGAAGTGTCGCAGACTGCTGTTGGTGATACGATTACGACGGTCAAAGACGGTGCAACAGAAGCGTTACCCGGTTTTAAGGAAGTGCAATCTGTAGTTTTCTGCGGTTTGTTCCCGGTTGATGCGGCCGATTTTGAAAAGCTGCGTGAAAGCATCAGCAAGCTGCGGCTGAATGATGCCAGCTTCACCTTTGAAATGGAGACCAGCGCGGCGCTGGGGCAGGGGTTCCGCTGCGGTTTCCTGGGACTTCTGCACCTGGAGATCATACAGGAACGTCTAACCCGCGAATATGACCTCGACCTGATCACAACGGCCCCATCGGTGGTTTACCGCATGGTGATGAATGACGGAACCGAGCAGTTTCTCCACAATCCCGCCGACATGCCGGATGTCGTGAAGATATCCAACATTGACGAGCCATGGATTGAGGCGACGATCTATTGTCCTGCCGAATATCTCGGCGGTATTCTAAAACTTTGTCAGGATCGGCGCGGAGTACAGAAAAATCTAACCTATGTCGGTGACAGGGCGCAGGTGGTTTATGAATTGCCGCTCAATGAAGTGGTGTTCGATTTCTATGATCGCCTGAAGAGTATCTCTCGTGGCTATGCCAGCTTCGATTATCATCAAGTCGGCTTGCGCACGGGCGATCTCGTCAAAATGAACATATTGGTCAACGGTGATCCGGTTGATGCGCTCAGCATGATCGTCCACCGCGATGCTGCGGAATCACGCGGCCGGCATATGTGTGAGCGGC
This DNA window, taken from Parasphingorhabdus litoris DSM 22379, encodes the following:
- a CDS encoding Rne/Rng family ribonuclease — protein: MTTRMLIDARHQEETRVAVVKGNKIEEFDFESSEHKQLKGNIYLAKVTRVEPSLQAAFVDYGGNRHGFLAFSEIHPDYYQIPQEDRERLLAEEAEHAAEEAALRAKEEEEEDAPADMVRSEATEELDTALVEVEKDESVDTIDVTEGEVPSEDNGDDDDADEDDSDDEDDEDGETDEETGDDAKDSSDGNAEAENKGRGKRGKGRNRGRGGRGGKGNIAKASDQARQKRMALRKRYKIQDVIQRRQVVLVQVVKEERGNKGAALTTYLSLAGRYCVLMPNTSHGGGISRKINNAGDRKRLKSIIADLKLPSTMGCIVRTAGLSRTKTEIKRDFDYLARLWDEVREKTLGAVAPKLIHSDSDLIKRAIRDIYNREIEEVLVEGAEGYAAAKNFMKLLMPSHSRRVKSYADPVSLFQRYGVEDQLSAMYQPEVQLKSGGYLVINPTEALVSIDINSGRSTREHGIEATAVKTNLEAAAEIARQLRLRDMAGLVVIDFIDMDRHSNIRKVERAMRDALKNDRARIQVGRISSFGLLEMSRQRLRTGVLEASTKVCPHCEGTGLVRTASSSALSALRLLEEEAAKGKASQITLTASQEATIYVLNSKRHEIDDIEKRYGVSIQITPDGETEGARMEVKGSGGPPKNAPKFEPIIDDDDDDVAEAAEHEEEAEQRPRKRRRRRGRRGRGGGDRNTEANAEAQNQSDDGDGKASEGQSSADTKAEATEDDGEKPKSRRSRGGRRKAADTAEGTPEGTDAPAEVASSDDAAETAEKPKRASRSRKKAEAPVEASDDAATEDSVAKDAEEKPKRRRAPRKAKAASDETAAPAEEEKAKKPAAKKATRSKAKKTDADSADAEEKPAKKATAKTAAKKTATKKTVAKKADEETPTETVEEKASAPRGGWWQRTFG
- a CDS encoding N-acetylmuramoyl-L-alanine amidase, giving the protein MNFDWTDMAGALHKAAMAFAAILASTLLTLNPANAGSVSRIDANDRQITVSFDGLVESASAFSLLGPDRIAVDIKGGKAGRGGRAAGMVKAVRQGQYRPNTARIVFDLDSPAIITEGGFSADGKSLKLSLQTVGGDALNKGRKSFLPPVQFRAEPPKKSYSVKVPLGKPQDEVTLPKISGPDDKDRPLVVIDAGHGGHDPGAVSPHGGKYEKTVVLAIAKAVRDQLVASGRVRVALTRETDKYLVLEERYGIARRLGAELFISIHADAAGNQSANGATVYTLSEVASDREAAKLAARENRSNIINGVNLGESNQDVSSILIDLTQRETMNVSADFAKLLIREGQRMIKFRTNPHRFASLIVLKAPDTPSVLFETGYLTNKEDVALLSSKDGQSKVAIGIANAIEAHFARKLVQR
- a CDS encoding penicillin-binding protein 1A, with translation MAENTPDNEGAGTAESLAYKLERNTGGFLSWMEKLWQKRLFRLFLAFVVLCLLGWLLIWVLFARDLPDAKMLQQYEPPLPTMVRAYDGEPVHSYARERRVQLEYAEYPALLVRAYLAAEDRTFFEHGGLDYPGIATAIVSNISSSGRPIGASTITQQVAKNLLLTNEVSYRRKVREALLAYRIEEVLTKQEILELYLNQIFLGRNAYGVQAAAQAYFAKDVDELALHEMAYLAILPKGPSNYRPENNEQRAVNRRDWVLGRMLDNDWITQVQHDQAVAQPLGTIRSRGARFQRVGGYFIEEVRRQLIEQFGENEEAGPYSVYSGGLWVRTSLNPQLQEYTKDALRTGLLRYSRGRAWSGPINKIEMDDKWAQRLASTFINTDYADWRIAVALNRQGNSAEIGFRDGTTGRVSNAPSKLAAGDIIAVSPAGGSSYVLRSVPKVSGGMVVQNPRNGRIWAMQGGFDDRMSSFNRATQAERQPGSTIKPFVYATALDQGMTPATIIVDSPFCVYQSASLGRKCFRNFGGARGAGAQTLRWGVEQSRNLMTVRAANDAGMENVVRTIKTMGIGDYKPYLSFALGAGDTTVQRLTNAYSMLVNHGRELQPTVIDFVQDREGKVIFRADNRICEDCNQSDWDGKPMPRPRPAGKQLMDPMTAYQIVNILEGVITRGTAQNLKSLDRPLFGKTGTASGPTNVWFVGGSPDMVAGVYMGFDQPANMGGYAQGGTLAAPIFKQFAEKAMAGMPKTPFVAPRGIRMVRVDRKSGKRVFGGWPSDDPRSAVIWDVFKPETEPRRSIRKEELLARLEAKKAQIRAAKLAARNRDAEGRGNRPAQNDNDFLQDEGGIY
- a CDS encoding outer membrane beta-barrel protein, which codes for MRSSFKLFAVLAAGTSLAFSGAAHAGEPYVGASAGLNLPSDSKNRGEFEGDVAATADFDAIASGTDLDWTTELNNGLDLNLLAGYRFDNGFRVELQGFYNKSNVDLHRDLAVGGTVIDAVDSAVLTRGAADPANPTVGTVLSTDDGQIKNYGLMANAFYDFQISESLVPYVGAGVGFTRQDVEYAPSGIDVVDDKSTRFTYQGMAGVTYRLSPSFELFGQYTYRATDRGDYDVNLLPATLGVKSEQSIFNLGFRIPLGGGS
- the lepA gene encoding translation elongation factor 4, coding for MTERSHLRNFSIIAHIDHGKSTLADRLIQYTGGLTEREMSEQVLDNMDIERERGITIKAQTVRLNYTAKNGEAYELNLMDTPGHVDFAYEVSRSLAACEGALLVVDAAQGVEAQTLANVYQSIEHDHEIVPVLNKVDLPAAEPERVRNEIEEIIGLDASEAVLASAKSGIGIQDILEQVVEKIPPPGGDRDAPLKAMLVDSWYDPYLGVVILVRVIDGVLTKGQRIKFMAQGTEHLVDRVGCMRPKIEQLPELAAGEIGFITAQIKEVSQTAVGDTITTVKDGATEALPGFKEVQSVVFCGLFPVDAADFEKLRESISKLRLNDASFTFEMETSAALGQGFRCGFLGLLHLEIIQERLTREYDLDLITTAPSVVYRMVMNDGTEQFLHNPADMPDVVKISNIDEPWIEATIYCPAEYLGGILKLCQDRRGVQKNLTYVGDRAQVVYELPLNEVVFDFYDRLKSISRGYASFDYHQVGLRTGDLVKMNILVNGDPVDALSMIVHRDAAESRGRHMCERLKDLIPRHLFKIPVQAAIGGKVIARETIAAMRKDVTAKCYGGDISRKKKLLDKQKKGKAKMREYGNVSIPQEAFIAALKMGDEN